A part of Myxococcus stipitatus genomic DNA contains:
- the serS gene encoding serine--tRNA ligase, producing MLDIRNVAKNFDAVVARLKTRGGNLDLGPFQRLFAERGELYRSMESLAARRNAANEDMKKKAKEDPKALDALRGDLRAVSQEIKEKEGRLKEVEEEIDRITLLIPNIPHDSVPVGASADENVQVKTWGDKPNLPFTPRQHFELGEKLGMLDFERAAKVSGSRFTFYKGALARLERALVTFMIDVHTTKGYTELLPPYLVLRETMMGTGQLPKFEDDAFKTLGDPERFLIPTSEVPVTNYHADEILEGDTLPVRYCAFSPCFRAEAGAAGKDTRGLIRQHQFHKVEMVKFAHPDKSLDELESMTDDACDILRRLGLHHRVMLLCTGDMGFSARKTYDIEVWLPGQNAYREISSCSDCGDFQARRAKIRFRAQKGDKPQLLHTLNGSGLAVGRTAIAILENYQREDGTVALPEVLWPYMGGLKELKPL from the coding sequence ATGCTGGACATCCGGAACGTTGCGAAGAACTTCGATGCGGTCGTCGCTCGCCTGAAGACGCGGGGCGGCAACCTGGACCTCGGCCCCTTCCAGCGCCTCTTCGCCGAGCGTGGCGAGCTGTACCGCTCCATGGAGTCGCTGGCCGCGCGTCGCAACGCCGCCAACGAGGACATGAAGAAGAAGGCGAAGGAGGACCCCAAGGCGCTGGACGCCCTGCGCGGGGACCTTCGCGCCGTCTCGCAGGAGATCAAGGAGAAGGAGGGTCGCCTCAAGGAAGTGGAGGAGGAGATCGACCGCATCACCCTGCTCATCCCCAACATTCCCCACGACTCCGTCCCGGTGGGCGCCAGCGCGGACGAGAACGTCCAGGTGAAGACCTGGGGCGACAAGCCCAACCTCCCCTTCACGCCCAGGCAGCACTTCGAGCTGGGAGAGAAGCTGGGCATGCTCGACTTCGAGCGCGCCGCGAAGGTGTCCGGCAGCCGCTTCACCTTCTACAAGGGCGCGCTGGCGCGGCTGGAGCGGGCGCTCGTCACGTTCATGATCGACGTGCACACGACCAAGGGCTACACGGAGCTGCTGCCTCCGTACCTGGTGCTGCGTGAGACGATGATGGGCACCGGCCAACTGCCCAAGTTCGAGGACGACGCCTTCAAGACACTGGGCGACCCCGAGCGCTTCCTCATCCCCACGTCGGAAGTCCCCGTCACCAACTACCACGCGGACGAAATCCTCGAGGGTGACACCCTGCCCGTCCGCTACTGCGCCTTCAGCCCCTGCTTCCGGGCGGAGGCCGGCGCCGCCGGCAAGGACACCCGCGGCCTCATCCGCCAGCACCAGTTCCACAAGGTGGAGATGGTGAAGTTCGCCCACCCGGACAAGAGCCTGGACGAACTGGAGTCCATGACGGACGACGCCTGCGACATCCTCCGGCGCCTGGGCCTGCACCACCGGGTGATGCTCCTGTGCACCGGCGACATGGGCTTCTCCGCCCGGAAGACCTACGACATCGAGGTGTGGCTGCCCGGACAGAACGCGTACCGGGAGATTTCCTCCTGCTCGGACTGCGGCGACTTCCAGGCCCGCAGGGCGAAGATCCGCTTCCGCGCGCAGAAGGGCGACAAGCCCCAGCTGCTCCACACCCTCAACGGCAGCGGCCTGGCCGTGGGCCGCACCGCCATCGCCATCCTGGAGAACTACCAGCGCGAGGACGGCACGGTGGCCCTCCCGGAGGTCCTCTGGCCGTACATGGGTGGACTGAAGGAGCTCAAGCCGCTGTAG
- the tadA gene encoding tRNA adenosine(34) deaminase TadA → MSDEAFMQQALMLAREAAELGEVPVGAVAVHDGVVIGTGFNRREVDRNPLAHAEVLALDAASKHLGVWRLTGVTLYVTLEPCAMCAGALVQSRVTRLVLGAMDPKAGAVGSLYNLAEEPRHNHRLQVTRGILADESRQLLKSFFERLRAKRREN, encoded by the coding sequence ATGAGTGACGAAGCTTTCATGCAGCAGGCATTGATGCTGGCGCGGGAAGCAGCGGAGCTCGGAGAGGTCCCTGTCGGCGCGGTAGCTGTCCATGACGGTGTCGTCATCGGCACGGGCTTCAATCGCCGCGAAGTGGACCGCAACCCGCTCGCTCACGCGGAAGTCCTCGCGCTGGATGCCGCTTCCAAGCATCTCGGCGTCTGGAGACTGACGGGTGTCACGCTCTATGTGACGCTCGAACCGTGTGCGATGTGCGCGGGAGCGCTGGTACAATCAAGAGTCACTCGTCTCGTCTTGGGCGCGATGGATCCAAAGGCCGGCGCGGTGGGCTCTCTCTACAATCTGGCCGAAGAGCCGCGACACAATCACCGGCTTCAGGTTACCCGTGGTATCCTGGCGGACGAGAGTCGCCAGCTGTTGAAGTCGTTCTTCGAGCGCCTGCGCGCGAAACGACGCGAAAATTGA
- a CDS encoding phytoene desaturase family protein yields the protein MPDVIVVGAGHNGLVTAALLARRGLSVTVLEEKDVIGGACRTEYPFRSAPRLGVSTGAYLLGLMPPELLRELELDLPLKRRDPHYFLPTTGKKYLLFGSDERELKRQFLEFFSPADWEANQKMNAELGAMRDDLAPAWLAPPLSLEETAERYLRPTLREPFIRLCRGSARQYLERFGFESDLVKAMYAVTDAFSGLDGGYDTPGTGMNLLVHNMCRLPGSGGTWMIVGGGMGTVTQSIANVARKHGAVIRTGAKVTSIRVDRGVAKGVVLEDGEELGANVVISNGDPFRTLKLVAPGALPQDYRAKVDAMFVPGTTLKVNLCLKELPTFTCLPEDRGQFGPTIHLLPQEDDVLGALERSYRETRAGRLSEFPSIEWYIHTTVDPSLRDAEGHHNSALFVEWVPYQLEGTTWEREEERYVRHLLSLCDRFAPGTSDKVQEYLALTPPKIESRFGITGGHIHHVDNKRGFTDRLPYETPVQGLYFCGAGCHPAGSVIGAAGHNAAGVVLQALGR from the coding sequence ATGCCGGACGTCATCGTGGTGGGTGCGGGCCACAACGGGCTCGTGACAGCGGCGCTGCTCGCGCGCCGGGGACTCTCCGTCACCGTCCTGGAGGAGAAGGACGTCATCGGTGGGGCCTGCCGCACGGAGTACCCGTTCCGGAGCGCGCCCCGGCTGGGCGTGTCCACGGGGGCGTACCTGCTGGGCCTCATGCCGCCGGAGCTCCTGCGCGAGCTGGAGCTGGACCTGCCGCTCAAGCGCAGGGACCCGCACTACTTCCTGCCCACCACGGGGAAGAAGTACCTGCTGTTCGGCTCGGACGAGCGGGAGCTGAAGCGGCAGTTCCTGGAGTTCTTCTCTCCGGCGGACTGGGAGGCCAACCAGAAGATGAACGCGGAGCTGGGCGCGATGCGCGACGACCTGGCGCCCGCGTGGCTCGCGCCGCCGTTGTCCCTGGAAGAGACGGCCGAGCGCTACCTGCGCCCCACCCTGCGCGAGCCCTTCATCCGGTTGTGTCGCGGCTCGGCGCGCCAGTACCTGGAGCGCTTCGGCTTCGAGTCGGACCTGGTGAAGGCGATGTACGCGGTGACGGACGCCTTCTCCGGACTGGACGGCGGCTACGACACGCCGGGCACGGGCATGAACCTGCTGGTCCACAACATGTGCCGGCTGCCGGGCAGCGGGGGCACGTGGATGATTGTCGGCGGCGGCATGGGCACCGTCACCCAGTCCATCGCCAACGTCGCGCGCAAGCACGGCGCCGTCATCCGCACCGGCGCGAAGGTGACGTCCATCCGGGTGGACCGGGGCGTGGCCAAGGGCGTGGTGCTGGAGGACGGCGAGGAGCTGGGCGCCAACGTCGTCATCTCCAACGGCGACCCGTTCCGCACGTTGAAGCTGGTGGCCCCGGGCGCGCTGCCCCAGGACTACCGGGCGAAGGTGGACGCGATGTTCGTCCCGGGCACGACGCTGAAGGTGAACCTGTGCCTGAAGGAGCTGCCCACCTTCACCTGTCTGCCGGAGGACCGGGGCCAGTTCGGCCCCACCATCCACCTGCTGCCACAGGAGGACGACGTGCTCGGGGCGCTGGAGCGCTCGTACCGCGAGACACGCGCGGGCCGGCTGTCCGAGTTCCCCTCCATCGAGTGGTACATCCACACCACGGTGGACCCGTCGCTGCGCGACGCTGAGGGCCACCACAACTCCGCCCTCTTCGTGGAGTGGGTGCCCTACCAGCTCGAGGGGACGACGTGGGAGCGGGAGGAGGAGCGCTACGTGCGCCACCTGCTGTCCCTCTGCGACCGGTTCGCCCCGGGGACGAGCGACAAGGTCCAGGAGTACCTGGCCCTCACCCCACCGAAAATCGAGAGCCGCTTCGGAATCACCGGGGGCCACATCCACCACGTGGACAACAAGCGGGGCTTCACCGACCGCCTGCCCTACGAGACGCCGGTGCAGGGGCTCTACTTCTGCGGCGCCGGATGCCACCCCGCCGGCAGCGTCATCGGCGCGGCCGGGCACAACGCGGCGGGCGTGGTGCTCCAGGCCCTGGGACGGTGA
- the dnaX gene encoding DNA polymerase III subunit gamma/tau, whose translation MSYLVLARKWRPQKFDDMTGQEHVVRTIANAIKMDRVAHAYLFCGPRGVGKTTAARLLAKALNCEKGPTATPCGECRACTEIAAGTSVDVAEIDGASNNGVENVREIRENAKYLPQRDRHKIYIIDEVHMLSGAAFNALLKTLEEPPGHVKFIFATTEAHKLPDTILSRCQRHNFRRISAARMLQRLQEICKAEGAGISDRSLSLVVRQSEGGMRDALSLLDQILASCGATPTDEDVAEALGAIDRTMVQDFAEALVRKDARRVLERVEEVFTRGLDLKRLAEELALQLRHLFVTKTLGEAPTELAESEQKALVALAKEAESAQLTRLFDVVHGCVWDVSRAAQPRLALEMALLKAIQLSPGGSIPELLARVDRLAAGLAQGEGATKANTGAPGGRSSPANFRA comes from the coding sequence ATGAGCTACCTCGTCCTCGCGCGCAAATGGCGCCCGCAGAAGTTCGATGACATGACCGGACAGGAGCACGTGGTCCGGACCATCGCGAACGCCATCAAGATGGACCGGGTCGCCCACGCGTACCTGTTCTGCGGCCCTCGCGGCGTGGGCAAGACGACCGCCGCCCGCCTGCTCGCCAAGGCGCTCAACTGCGAGAAGGGCCCCACCGCTACCCCGTGCGGCGAGTGCCGCGCGTGCACGGAGATTGCCGCAGGCACCAGCGTGGACGTGGCCGAAATCGACGGTGCGTCCAACAACGGCGTCGAGAACGTCCGCGAGATTCGCGAGAACGCGAAGTACCTGCCGCAGCGCGACCGGCACAAGATCTACATCATCGACGAGGTCCACATGCTGTCCGGGGCGGCGTTCAACGCGCTGCTCAAGACGCTGGAGGAGCCGCCCGGGCACGTGAAGTTCATCTTCGCGACGACGGAGGCCCACAAGCTGCCGGACACCATCCTCTCGCGCTGCCAGCGCCACAACTTCCGGCGCATCTCCGCGGCGCGGATGCTCCAGCGGCTCCAGGAGATCTGCAAGGCGGAGGGCGCGGGCATCTCCGACCGCTCGCTGTCGCTCGTGGTCCGCCAGTCCGAGGGCGGCATGCGCGACGCGCTCAGCCTCCTCGACCAGATTCTCGCCTCGTGCGGCGCCACGCCCACCGACGAGGACGTGGCGGAGGCGCTGGGCGCCATCGACCGGACGATGGTGCAGGACTTCGCCGAGGCCCTGGTGCGCAAGGACGCCAGGCGCGTGCTGGAGCGCGTGGAGGAGGTCTTCACGCGCGGCCTCGACCTGAAGCGGCTGGCCGAGGAGCTGGCCCTCCAGCTGCGGCACCTGTTCGTCACCAAGACGCTGGGCGAGGCGCCGACGGAGCTGGCGGAGTCCGAGCAGAAGGCGCTGGTGGCGCTCGCGAAGGAGGCGGAGAGCGCGCAGCTCACCCGCCTGTTCGACGTGGTGCACGGCTGCGTCTGGGACGTGTCGCGCGCGGCGCAGCCCCGACTCGCGCTGGAGATGGCGCTCCTGAAGGCCATCCAGCTGTCGCCGGGCGGCTCCATTCCGGAGCTGCTGGCGCGAGTGGACCGGCTCGCGGCCGGGCTCGCCCAGGGCGAGGGTGCCACCAAGGCCAACACCGGAGCGCCGGGAGGTCGCTCCAGTCCCGCCAACTTTCGCGCCTGA
- a CDS encoding DNA polymerase III subunit gamma/tau has protein sequence MASAPTAWEPPREGPRVAETRDASASRYDESDYVPEPPPDIELPRHDGPSTEPPLAAASRDVSPWTPPAPPGGPVMDGLPASAARPLSFLRNGGGAPQAPGGAPGGVVSGYSAERGVPSGPVMEGLPASAARPLSFLRKGPPAPPVSAPPTPAPGPHAGATSLSRTTEPAPTVRVVNVRKPEPPPGAIPEPPPVEEDESRYYPEEASPGGCASGECLPEPEAPAAEPEPEPPPLAASAPPVARSRDNPNLPLIERWRAAVETVKGNSLRHGTALANGRLLSMKAGEIILGYIPAAGLHRMTVTAAAGKSLIDKLLAEHFGRPVKLTFQDIAADDSRAGLSIAERDAQSRANYEKNTESKVRNHASVRSVLMLLGGEIEHIQVYEPERPSAASVADAPIEAPDDSA, from the coding sequence ATGGCGAGCGCGCCCACCGCGTGGGAGCCGCCCCGCGAAGGCCCGCGGGTCGCGGAGACCCGGGACGCCAGCGCGTCGCGCTACGACGAGTCGGACTACGTCCCGGAGCCGCCCCCCGACATCGAGCTGCCTCGCCATGATGGGCCGTCGACGGAGCCGCCTCTCGCGGCGGCCTCCCGCGACGTGAGCCCCTGGACGCCGCCCGCGCCGCCGGGAGGTCCGGTCATGGATGGGCTGCCGGCCTCCGCCGCGCGGCCCCTCTCCTTCCTGCGCAATGGGGGAGGTGCCCCCCAGGCTCCAGGAGGAGCACCGGGCGGAGTGGTGTCCGGGTACTCGGCGGAGCGGGGAGTCCCCTCGGGCCCGGTGATGGAAGGGTTGCCCGCCTCCGCGGCGCGTCCCCTCTCCTTCCTGCGCAAGGGTCCGCCAGCGCCCCCCGTGTCGGCGCCCCCCACGCCGGCCCCAGGCCCGCATGCGGGAGCCACGTCGCTGTCGCGGACGACGGAGCCGGCGCCCACCGTCCGCGTCGTCAACGTCCGCAAGCCGGAGCCGCCCCCAGGCGCGATTCCCGAACCGCCGCCCGTCGAGGAGGACGAGTCCCGCTACTACCCCGAGGAAGCCTCTCCGGGCGGCTGCGCCTCGGGCGAGTGCCTCCCCGAGCCCGAGGCCCCGGCGGCGGAGCCCGAGCCCGAGCCACCTCCCCTGGCGGCCAGCGCGCCCCCCGTGGCGCGCAGCCGGGACAACCCCAACCTGCCCCTCATCGAACGGTGGCGCGCCGCCGTCGAGACGGTGAAGGGCAACTCGCTGCGCCATGGCACCGCGCTCGCGAACGGGCGCCTGCTGTCGATGAAGGCCGGCGAAATCATCCTCGGCTACATCCCCGCGGCGGGTCTGCACCGCATGACGGTGACCGCGGCCGCGGGCAAGTCCCTCATCGACAAGCTGCTCGCCGAGCACTTCGGCCGTCCGGTGAAGTTGACCTTCCAGGACATCGCCGCGGATGACTCCCGGGCGGGCCTCAGCATCGCCGAGCGCGACGCCCAGAGTCGGGCCAACTACGAGAAGAACACCGAGAGCAAGGTGCGCAACCATGCCTCGGTCCGCTCGGTGCTCATGCTGTTGGGTGGAGAAATCGAGCACATCCAGGTGTACGAGCCCGAGCGCCCCTCCGCCGCCTCCGTGGCCGACGCTCCAATCGAGGCACCGGACGACAGCGCCTGA
- a CDS encoding YbaB/EbfC family nucleoid-associated protein, producing the protein MPGVDLNYFIRQANKLTEKIEERKQQLAEETVEATSGEGRVTVVANGIQEIRSIKIDKGAIDPNDPSMLEDLITAAVNAALAASRQHMQRELAKISGGIKIPGVT; encoded by the coding sequence ATGCCTGGCGTCGACCTGAACTACTTCATCCGGCAGGCGAACAAGCTGACGGAGAAGATCGAAGAGCGGAAGCAGCAGCTGGCCGAGGAGACCGTCGAGGCCACGTCCGGCGAGGGCCGGGTGACGGTCGTCGCCAACGGCATCCAGGAGATTCGCAGCATCAAGATCGACAAGGGCGCCATCGACCCGAACGACCCGTCGATGCTCGAGGACCTCATCACCGCCGCGGTGAACGCCGCCCTGGCGGCCAGCCGTCAGCACATGCAGCGCGAGCTGGCCAAAATCTCCGGCGGCATCAAGATCCCCGGCGTTACCTGA
- the recR gene encoding recombination mediator RecR yields the protein MTPDPLNRLVAQLAKLPGIGEKTAQRLAFHILRSPGEYASELSQAIREVKEKVHLCVRCFSLTDTETCGFCRDSRRDERVLCVVETFADLMALERTREFKGRYHVLHGVLSPLEGVGPEQLRIKELLERLNDSRVEELILATNPDVEGEATALYLTRLLKPMGLRVTRIAQGLPMGGDLEYADQATLAKALSARRDL from the coding sequence ATGACACCCGACCCGCTGAACCGCCTCGTCGCCCAGCTCGCGAAGCTGCCGGGCATCGGCGAGAAGACCGCCCAGCGCCTCGCGTTCCACATCCTGCGCTCCCCTGGCGAGTACGCGTCGGAGCTGTCGCAGGCCATCCGCGAGGTGAAGGAGAAGGTGCACCTGTGCGTGCGCTGCTTCTCCCTCACCGACACGGAGACGTGCGGGTTCTGCCGCGACTCGCGCCGTGACGAGCGGGTGCTGTGCGTGGTGGAGACGTTCGCGGACCTGATGGCGCTGGAGCGCACCCGCGAGTTCAAGGGGCGCTACCACGTCCTCCACGGCGTCCTGTCCCCGCTCGAGGGCGTGGGGCCCGAGCAGCTGCGCATCAAGGAGCTGCTCGAGCGCCTCAACGACAGCCGGGTGGAGGAGCTCATCCTCGCCACCAACCCGGACGTCGAGGGCGAGGCCACCGCGCTCTACCTGACGCGGCTGCTCAAGCCCATGGGGCTGCGGGTCACCCGCATCGCGCAGGGCCTGCCCATGGGCGGCGACCTGGAGTACGCCGACCAGGCCACGCTGGCCAAGGCGCTGTCCGCGCGCCGCGACCTCTGA
- a CDS encoding protein kinase domain-containing protein, giving the protein MAPPQTTPPGPDEAPPPLMRPYGQYVLVRKLAEGGMAEIFLAKLLGTDGFERNVVIKRMLPHLSNIPDFVEMFRDEARLAAKLAHPNIVQIHELGFTEGCYYICMEYLAGEDFSTTLRLAGRRRQYLPFTVVLRVLIDAARGLHYAHEFANEMGQPLHIVHRDISPSNLYLTYQGQVKVLDFGIAKAESRLVNTRTGVVKGKYMYMAPEQAKGEEVDRRSDVFALGVSLFEALTHVRPFSRENDLAVLNALLHGEFKRPRELRPDLPVELEAVILKAMSPFPDGRHATAEEFAEELEAFLREHPGTGSGAPQLGAFLRSHFGEERFAERTRIPTLASLSSSLGMVTQATGVVDPASGGVVPSPGTEAATAQGWGARSPASSSGVLPAVPKTPATENGPLPTAAQPQQVVAAPASRSWRSLVVGLAGGLVLAGVGIVGYRSVMGTKGELTVVAPPPARVQPEVARKVEPPPPASDSATEAAPGAPGGEAKVEAQPEAAPAPVEAPSTPETPKVTEAAPSEDDTAVESKVKKGTSSRKAAVSLGVGDIERVVGRGRGRISTCFERNKGDLPASEGTVQVELNIASSGKVRASVRGPLAEDAVGRCVKAQAERLRFPAHRDESVTVVVPFTWRLTP; this is encoded by the coding sequence ATGGCACCCCCCCAGACGACCCCACCCGGCCCCGACGAAGCGCCACCGCCGCTGATGCGCCCTTATGGACAGTACGTCCTGGTGCGCAAGCTGGCCGAGGGTGGCATGGCGGAGATCTTCCTCGCCAAGCTGCTGGGGACCGACGGCTTCGAGCGCAACGTCGTCATCAAGCGGATGCTGCCGCACCTGTCGAACATCCCAGACTTCGTGGAGATGTTCCGGGACGAGGCGCGGCTGGCGGCGAAGCTCGCGCACCCCAACATCGTCCAGATCCACGAGCTGGGCTTCACGGAGGGCTGCTACTACATCTGCATGGAGTACCTCGCGGGCGAGGACTTCTCCACGACGCTGCGCCTGGCGGGGCGGCGGCGGCAGTACCTGCCGTTCACGGTGGTGCTGCGGGTGCTCATCGACGCGGCGCGCGGGCTGCACTACGCGCACGAGTTCGCGAACGAGATGGGGCAGCCGCTGCATATCGTGCACCGCGACATCTCCCCGTCGAACCTGTACCTGACGTACCAGGGGCAGGTGAAGGTGCTGGACTTCGGCATCGCCAAGGCCGAGTCACGGCTCGTCAACACGCGCACCGGCGTGGTGAAGGGCAAGTACATGTACATGGCGCCGGAGCAGGCCAAGGGCGAGGAGGTGGACCGGCGCTCGGACGTCTTCGCCCTGGGCGTCAGCCTGTTCGAGGCGCTCACCCACGTGCGGCCCTTCTCGCGTGAGAACGACCTCGCGGTGCTCAACGCGCTCCTGCATGGCGAGTTCAAGCGGCCCCGCGAGCTGCGGCCGGATCTGCCGGTGGAGCTGGAGGCCGTCATCCTCAAGGCGATGTCGCCGTTCCCGGACGGGCGGCACGCGACGGCCGAGGAGTTCGCCGAGGAGCTGGAGGCCTTCCTGCGCGAGCACCCGGGGACGGGCAGCGGCGCGCCCCAGCTGGGCGCCTTCCTGCGAAGCCACTTCGGCGAGGAGCGCTTCGCCGAGCGCACCCGCATCCCCACGTTGGCCTCGCTCTCCTCCTCGCTGGGCATGGTGACTCAGGCGACCGGCGTCGTCGACCCGGCGTCGGGGGGCGTGGTGCCCTCGCCGGGAACGGAAGCGGCCACGGCGCAGGGCTGGGGAGCACGTTCTCCCGCGTCGTCCTCTGGCGTGCTTCCGGCGGTGCCGAAGACGCCGGCGACGGAGAACGGGCCGTTGCCCACCGCCGCGCAGCCTCAGCAGGTCGTGGCCGCGCCGGCGTCGAGGAGCTGGCGCTCGCTGGTGGTCGGACTCGCGGGCGGTTTGGTGCTCGCCGGCGTCGGGATTGTCGGCTACCGGAGCGTCATGGGGACGAAGGGGGAGCTGACCGTCGTCGCCCCTCCGCCCGCGCGGGTCCAGCCCGAGGTCGCGCGCAAGGTGGAGCCCCCTCCGCCCGCGAGCGACTCCGCCACCGAGGCAGCCCCGGGGGCCCCTGGGGGCGAGGCGAAGGTGGAGGCACAGCCCGAGGCCGCGCCGGCCCCGGTCGAGGCGCCCTCGACTCCGGAGACGCCGAAGGTGACGGAGGCGGCCCCTTCGGAGGACGACACCGCGGTGGAGTCGAAGGTGAAGAAGGGCACCTCCTCTCGCAAGGCGGCGGTGTCGCTGGGAGTGGGCGACATCGAGCGTGTCGTGGGGCGCGGGCGTGGCCGCATCTCCACGTGCTTCGAGCGGAACAAGGGGGACCTCCCGGCGAGCGAGGGCACGGTGCAGGTGGAGCTGAACATCGCTTCCTCGGGCAAGGTGCGGGCCTCGGTGCGTGGGCCGCTCGCGGAGGACGCGGTGGGGCGGTGCGTGAAGGCGCAGGCGGAGCGGCTGCGCTTCCCGGCCCACCGGGACGAGTCCGTCACCGTCGTGGTGCCGTTCACGTGGAGGCTGACGCCGTAG
- a CDS encoding MSCRAMM family protein, translating to MPFLLVLLCPRPVLAEEVLERASLRLRYGVALRSGEQADVGPGLTYDGFTPNDLGAVGTFWVGSWLGAWAGVQREGFDLKEGATRITGGSLLRASAGPRTRLLLGPVRAELGAGYGYAQLPVFGASSTPVFAYGVRHAALVSASLRVPVFSRLALEARGEVPVSLSVKDAAGAKAEAKGFAVGGAVLVPLTAGARWAGTLVLDFQHVQDTVTLADGAVSEQRMRRVGAALELAWKDAPQVAPAPYEPPPPPPRAPVGGVSLSLVDAQTGAPLSGARVVLVANGVEQAPLEADARGVVEVAELAAGPLSARVEAPGYVPTEAQGVVEDGGRVSLAVRARKVPPATGGLKVTVVNASNGVPLPGVRLSVGAVQVRTDLMGQAWVKELTPGPVAVLATSPGYRDAEEAAIVVAGQDTALSVPLALDRKGMPATLTGQVRSARGGRPVAATLLIPQAKVKAKTDANGAFTFRVKGGTYRITISARGFLSQSKRVTLKDGEQAIFNVDLFPRQKR from the coding sequence GTGCCATTCCTGTTGGTGCTGCTCTGCCCCCGGCCGGTGCTGGCCGAGGAGGTGCTGGAGCGGGCCTCGTTGCGCCTTCGCTACGGCGTGGCGCTGCGCAGTGGCGAACAGGCGGATGTAGGGCCGGGGCTCACCTACGACGGCTTCACGCCGAATGATCTGGGCGCGGTGGGGACGTTCTGGGTGGGGTCGTGGCTGGGAGCGTGGGCGGGGGTGCAGCGGGAGGGCTTCGATTTGAAGGAGGGGGCGACGCGGATCACCGGCGGCAGCCTGCTGCGGGCGTCGGCGGGGCCCCGGACGCGCTTGCTGTTGGGGCCGGTGCGCGCGGAGCTGGGGGCGGGCTACGGGTACGCGCAGCTGCCCGTGTTCGGCGCGTCGTCGACGCCGGTGTTCGCCTACGGCGTGCGGCACGCGGCGCTGGTGTCGGCGAGCCTGCGCGTGCCGGTGTTCTCGCGCCTGGCGTTGGAGGCGCGGGGCGAGGTGCCCGTGTCGCTGTCCGTGAAGGACGCGGCGGGGGCGAAGGCGGAGGCGAAGGGGTTCGCCGTGGGCGGGGCGGTGCTGGTGCCGTTGACGGCGGGCGCGCGCTGGGCGGGCACGCTGGTGTTGGACTTCCAGCACGTGCAGGACACGGTGACGTTGGCGGACGGGGCGGTCTCCGAGCAGCGGATGCGCCGGGTGGGCGCGGCGCTGGAGCTGGCCTGGAAGGACGCGCCGCAGGTGGCCCCCGCGCCCTACGAGCCTCCGCCGCCGCCTCCCCGGGCGCCGGTGGGCGGGGTGTCGCTGAGCCTCGTCGACGCGCAGACGGGCGCGCCACTGTCGGGGGCCCGGGTGGTGCTGGTGGCCAACGGCGTGGAGCAGGCGCCGCTCGAGGCGGACGCGCGGGGCGTGGTGGAGGTGGCGGAGCTGGCCGCGGGGCCCCTGTCCGCGAGGGTCGAGGCGCCGGGCTATGTGCCCACCGAGGCGCAGGGCGTCGTGGAGGACGGGGGGCGTGTCTCCCTGGCGGTGCGCGCGCGCAAGGTGCCGCCCGCGACGGGAGGGCTGAAGGTGACGGTGGTGAACGCGTCGAACGGCGTTCCGCTGCCGGGGGTGCGGTTGTCGGTGGGGGCGGTGCAGGTCCGCACGGACCTGATGGGGCAGGCGTGGGTGAAGGAGCTGACGCCCGGGCCGGTGGCGGTGCTGGCGACGTCGCCGGGGTACCGCGACGCGGAGGAGGCGGCCATCGTCGTCGCGGGGCAGGACACGGCGTTGTCCGTGCCGCTGGCGCTGGACCGCAAGGGGATGCCGGCCACGCTCACGGGGCAGGTGCGCAGCGCGCGCGGCGGCAGGCCCGTGGCGGCCACGCTCCTCATCCCCCAGGCGAAGGTGAAGGCGAAGACGGACGCGAATGGCGCCTTCACGTTCCGCGTGAAGGGCGGCACCTACCGCATCACCATCTCCGCGCGTGGCTTCCTGTCGCAGAGCAAGCGCGTCACCCTCAAGGATGGCGAGCAGGCCATCTTCAACGTGGATCTCTTCCCGAGGCAGAAACGGTGA
- the mglB gene encoding gliding-motility regulator GTPase-activating protein MglB, giving the protein MGTQLVMYEEEFTKINAVCDRLTKDANAKVVFLVDKNGQLISSAGQTQNIDTTSLASLTAGNVAAMGGLAKLIGENEFPNQFHEGAKDSLYMTIVGSRVVLVVIFDNRTSLGLVRLRIKKASDELTKIFESLVKKTDSPGAGSPFAEISDDDIDNLFSE; this is encoded by the coding sequence ATGGGCACGCAACTGGTGATGTACGAAGAGGAGTTCACCAAGATCAACGCCGTTTGCGACCGGCTCACCAAGGACGCGAACGCGAAGGTGGTCTTCCTCGTCGACAAGAACGGGCAGCTCATCTCCTCCGCGGGCCAGACGCAGAACATCGACACCACCTCGCTCGCCTCGCTGACGGCCGGCAACGTGGCCGCGATGGGGGGCCTGGCGAAGTTGATCGGAGAGAACGAGTTCCCCAACCAGTTCCACGAAGGGGCCAAGGACTCGCTCTACATGACCATTGTCGGCAGCCGGGTCGTGCTGGTCGTCATCTTCGACAACCGCACCAGCCTCGGCCTCGTCCGCCTTCGCATCAAGAAGGCCAGCGACGAGCTCACGAAGATCTTCGAGAGTCTGGTGAAGAAGACGGACAGCCCGGGTGCCGGGTCGCCCTTCGCCGAGATCTCCGACGACGATATCGACAACCTCTTCAGCGAGTAA